The Drechmeria coniospora strain ARSEF 6962 chromosome 02, whole genome shotgun sequence genome has a segment encoding these proteins:
- a CDS encoding succinate-CoA ligase: protein MLRQLLSVPMLARRLPRNLSRLRSFVTAASSCHGGTEGTAHHLHVDAKTRIIYQGEKHTPPAAYASRNRLAHLRSPRLHRTGGKRDVRLDAMDNVAPHVSAVFVPAPFAAAAIVEAVEAEVPLIVAVAEHVPVHDLLRVHEVLRTQSRSRLVGPNSPGIIAPEQCRVGIMPFAQYRRGRVGIVSKSGTLSYEAVGATTAAGLGQSLVLAVGGDAMPGTSISDALAVFFAQPETEGIIVIGEIGGEQELRAAELIRRYRASTSHPKPIVAMVAGQTAPRGRTMGHAGAFLSPRDATAKEKAAALERAGAVIVPHPGVMGVVMKELLATTCAG from the exons ATGCTCAGGCAGTTGCTGTCGGTACCGATGCTCGCGAGACGGCTGCCGCGGAACCTCTCGCGCCTTCGCAGCTTCGTGACGGCTGCGTCGAGTTGCCATGGTGGCACCGAGGGCACCGCCCATCACCTGCACGTCGACGCGAAGACGCGCATCATCTACCAGGGTGAGAAGCAtacgccgcccgccgcgtACGCCAGCAGGAATCGCCTTGCTCATCTGCGCTCTCCCAGGCTTCACCGGACGGGCGGTAAACGTGACGTCCGCCTTGAT GCCATGGACAACGTCGCCCCGCACGTCAGCGCCGTCTTCGTGCCCGCGCCCTTCGCCGCGgcagccatcgtcgaggcggtcgaggccgaggtgccgctcatcgtcgccgtggccgagcaCGTGCCGGTGCACGACCTTTTGCGCGTGCACGAGGTGCTGCGAACCCAGAGCCGCAGCCGACTGGTCGGGCCCAACAGCCCGGGCATCATCGCGCCAGAGCAATGTCGCGTCGGCATCATGCCGTTTGCCCAGTatcgccgcggccgcgtcggcatcgtGAGCAAATCGGGCACCTTGAGctacgaggccgtcggcgcaacgacggccgccggGCTCGGCCAAAGTCTTGTCCTCGCCGTGGGGGGCGACGCGATGCCCG GAACGTCCATTTCTGACGCCCTtgccgtcttcttcgcccAGCCCGAGACCGAaggcatcatcgtcatcggcgagATTGGTGGGGAGCAGGAGCTGCGCGCAGCCGAGCTCATTCGACGCTACCGCGCATCGACGTCGCACCCAAAGCCCATCGTTGCCATGGTCGCTGGCCAGACGGCACCTCGGGGCAGGACCATGGGCCATGCCGGTGCCTTTCTGTCGCCACGGGACGCGACTGCCAAGGAAAAGGCGGCAGCGCTGGAGAGGGCCGGAGCCGTCATCGTCCCTCACCCGggcgtcatgggcgtcgTCATGAAAGAGTTGCTGGCCACGACATGTGCAGGCTGA